The Campylobacter sp. CN_NE2 region AATTGAAAACAAATTATCACATTTTGAAAATTAGGACAAAAATGAAAAAAGCTTCAATGATTTCAATCGGTGCTTATGTGCCACAAAGAATTTTAACAAATTTTGATCTTGAAAAAATGGTCGAAACAAGCGACGAATGGATAACGAAGCGAACGGGAATTCATACTCGCCATATCGCAGATGAAAATGAAAGCACTAGCGATTTAGCGGTCAATGCGGCAAAATTAGCGATCAAGCGAAGTGGCTTGAATTTAGACGAAATTGATTGCGTTATTTGCGCGACTGTTAGTCCTGATCACTTTTGTATGCCTTCAACTGCGTGTTTAGTCGCAGAAAAACTTGGAATTCCAAGCGGGGTTACAGCTTTTGATATAAGTGCGGCTTGTAGCGGATTTATCTATGCTCTGCAAATTTCAAAAGGTCTAATCGAAAGTGGAATAAAACAAAATGTCCTTATAATCGGTGCTGAAAAGCTAAGCTCGATTGTAAATTGGGAAGATAGAAGCACCTGTGTGCTTTTTGGTGACGGAGCAGGGGCAGCTGTGATTTCGGCGCGAGATGATAACGAAATCATCGATGTGCATACTGCAAGCGACGGCGGCAAAGGGAATTTGCTAATCACTCCGGCACCCGGAAGTGCAAACCCGATGAGCCAAAGAGTTATTGATGAGAATTTGTGTTTCGTGCATATGAACGGCAACGAAGTTTTCAAAATCGCCGTAAATACACTAACGACAGATGTTATTGATATTTTAGAAAAAAATAGAATCGATCCAAAAAAAGTTGATCTTTTTATCCCGCACCAAGCAAATTTGCGTATTATCGAAGCGGTTAAAACTAGACTTGAATTTAGCGACGAGCAATGTATCGTAACCGTAGGTAAATTTGGCAATACAAGCTCAG contains the following coding sequences:
- a CDS encoding beta-ketoacyl-ACP synthase III; this encodes MKKASMISIGAYVPQRILTNFDLEKMVETSDEWITKRTGIHTRHIADENESTSDLAVNAAKLAIKRSGLNLDEIDCVICATVSPDHFCMPSTACLVAEKLGIPSGVTAFDISAACSGFIYALQISKGLIESGIKQNVLIIGAEKLSSIVNWEDRSTCVLFGDGAGAAVISARDDNEIIDVHTASDGGKGNLLITPAPGSANPMSQRVIDENLCFVHMNGNEVFKIAVNTLTTDVIDILEKNRIDPKKVDLFIPHQANLRIIEAVKTRLEFSDEQCIVTVGKFGNTSSASIPMAINDAYESGRLKTGSLMLLDAFGGGFTWGSALLKFGGK